A region of Natribaculum luteum DNA encodes the following proteins:
- a CDS encoding long-chain-fatty-acid--CoA ligase has translation MHRQMTTLDFLDRGVDVYGDTVGVVAHDGTEYTYAEFGERVDRAAAAFSDLGIKEGDRVALLSPNTHWFLETLFAINVLGAISVPLNYRLIPEDYEYILDDCGAQAVIADREYAEKVEAIRDQVPATAFVANPADRVDGDWRDYESLLAGADPGEVERSDIDEDDPATINYTSGTTGDPKGVVRTHRTEHYHALITAHHTEITDDDAYLWTLPMFHVNGWGYPYVITGVGGKHVCQRHFDAAGAFERIHAHDVTYLCGAPTVLDSLIDHYQNTGVAATGEKPVRIATAASPPPEATIRTVEDELGWNILHVYGLTETGPLITTSNSPRRIESQGRFAIKTRQGHAMLGTELRVVDEDGEDVPADDETMGEIVVRGNQVMDRYWNKPERTHEAFNDRVDGWFHTGDFASIDERRMISIKDRKKDIIISGGENISSVEVEDALYNHRDIERVAVIGVPHEKWGETPKAIVVSASGADLTEEGVIEFARDNLAHYKCPTVVEFVDDLPETSTGKIRKVELREAHDDPVG, from the coding sequence ATGCATCGACAGATGACGACGCTCGACTTCCTAGACAGGGGAGTCGACGTCTACGGCGACACCGTCGGCGTGGTCGCCCACGACGGCACCGAGTACACCTACGCCGAGTTCGGCGAGCGGGTCGACCGCGCGGCGGCGGCGTTCTCGGATCTCGGCATCAAGGAGGGCGACCGCGTGGCACTGCTCTCGCCGAACACACACTGGTTTCTGGAAACGCTGTTCGCAATCAACGTCCTCGGGGCCATCTCGGTCCCGCTCAACTACCGGCTCATCCCCGAGGACTACGAGTACATCCTCGACGACTGCGGGGCCCAGGCGGTCATCGCCGACCGCGAGTACGCCGAGAAGGTCGAGGCGATCCGCGACCAGGTCCCCGCCACGGCGTTCGTCGCCAACCCGGCCGACCGCGTCGATGGCGACTGGCGCGATTACGAGTCACTCCTGGCGGGGGCCGACCCCGGCGAGGTCGAGCGCTCCGACATCGACGAAGACGACCCCGCGACGATCAACTACACGAGCGGGACGACCGGCGATCCAAAGGGCGTGGTCCGGACCCACCGCACCGAACACTATCACGCGCTGATCACCGCCCACCACACCGAGATCACCGACGACGACGCCTACCTCTGGACGCTCCCGATGTTCCACGTCAACGGCTGGGGCTACCCCTACGTCATCACGGGCGTCGGCGGGAAGCACGTCTGTCAGCGCCACTTCGACGCTGCCGGCGCCTTCGAGCGCATCCACGCCCACGACGTGACCTACCTCTGTGGCGCGCCGACGGTGCTGGACAGCCTCATCGACCACTACCAGAACACCGGCGTCGCCGCCACGGGCGAGAAGCCGGTCAGGATCGCTACCGCCGCCAGCCCACCGCCCGAGGCGACGATCCGGACAGTTGAGGACGAACTCGGCTGGAACATTTTGCACGTCTACGGGCTGACCGAGACCGGTCCGCTGATCACGACGAGCAACTCGCCGCGCCGGATCGAGAGCCAGGGTCGCTTCGCGATCAAGACCCGCCAGGGCCACGCCATGCTCGGGACCGAACTGCGCGTCGTCGACGAGGACGGCGAGGACGTCCCTGCCGATGACGAGACGATGGGCGAGATCGTCGTCCGCGGCAACCAGGTCATGGACCGCTACTGGAACAAGCCCGAGCGGACCCACGAGGCGTTCAACGACCGTGTCGACGGGTGGTTCCACACTGGCGACTTCGCCAGTATCGACGAACGTAGAATGATTTCGATCAAGGATCGCAAGAAGGACATCATCATCAGCGGCGGCGAGAACATCTCCAGTGTCGAGGTCGAGGACGCCCTCTACAACCACCGCGACATCGAGCGCGTCGCCGTGATCGGCGTCCCCCACGAGAAGTGGGGCGAGACGCCCAAAGCAATCGTCGTATCCGCGAGTGGTGCCGACCTCACCGAGGAAGGGGTCATCGAGTTTGCCCGCGACAACCTCGCGCACTACAAGTGCCCGACCGTCGTCGAGTTCGTCGACGACCTCCCCGAGACCTCCACGGGCAAGATCCGCAAGGTCGAGCTGCGGGAAGCCCACGACGACCCCGTCGGGTAA